The genomic window CACAGCGCACCCGGAAGTCGATGCCCCTCCGGGCAAGATGGCACGCGACTCGGCACCTCCCCCTACAGCGACCCCGACAACATACACTACCCCGGCAAAGGCACTACTTCCACGCATCGGCTTCCCCACCAGAGCAGCCCAACCTCCTGATGTCATAAGCCGTGCAAGAAGGCCACGCCACCCCAACGCCCTCGACCACATCAACACCTAGGGGCCCGTTTTCGACGAGCTTCGACAGGCCGTACTGCAACAGCGGGAGCTGCACCACATTGCCACTGACATCAACAATGCCACGGCATCACCCACTTGGTCCATCGACCAGGGACTCCTCTTCTTTGATGGCGCTCCTACGTCCCAACAACTTCGCCTCTCCTGGTGGACTTGCTGGCCGCACTGCTACTCGGCGGACCGGCGCAGGCGCTCAGTCTACATCCACCGCCAATAGCACCAGACTACACCGCCTTCCCATCGGCCATCCTCCTGGGGCGCCCATGGCCGCAGGGCATTGTCTTACCAACCACAGTCATCTTCCTCGACAACCTCGGCCGCCAGCTACTCCGCGTCGGGAACGTCCACATTCCTCAAGCCCTCAAGGAAGAGCCTGGACTAcctaccaccatcaccaccataggTGGCACTGCAACACTGGTTTGGTCACTCGACCAAGGGATCTTCGTCGACTTCGGTAGGTACTTTTACCGTGTGGCACCATCACCGCCACGACCGAACTCGCTGGAGTTCCTCCTTGCCATTAGGCGTAGCACTTCATCGTCAAACGCTTCCACGCTACAACAACCCCGACATTCCTCTTCGCAGAAATCGGCTACACCAACATACACCACAACTCCGGAGACCGCCACACCATCATCACCACAGCTCAAGACGAGCTTGGGCCAACATCGCCCACCAAGCCATACTACCACCTCGTCATCAGCGGCAGTCTCCAACTCCACAACGATCCCATCATCAACAACACTCGCAATAACACCACCAACACGGCGATCAAGCTAAAGTGCTTCATCTTCAACATACAAGCAATAAATTTTGAGGAGCCTTCCTTCCCGAGCAACATCAACGACCAAGCAAGGATGCAGCACGAAGACGCGCTGCCTGGAGAAAGGGGGGAGAGATGTCACGCGCCTGATGGCACCTCCCCAGCCCATGGCCAATGGGCCAGCCACGGCCCAGGAGGGGGCGCGCCCGTGGCCAGCGTCACCGCAACGGCGGCGGCAGCTCAGTGTTTCCTTCCCTTGGAAGGAATTAGGAAAATAGAAATAGGAATAAATTAGGAGATTGGAGTTTGGTTTGTTTAGGAAAGGGAAATCCAATCTATAAGGATATTCTTCGTAGTTACTTGAGATACAAGTCCATTAGGGACTATAAATATAGTGGTATTGTACTCATTGGGAATTAAGAAAGAAATAGCCTAAGGGCTTAtccccttcctccctctctctctgtgcGCCGCCTCCCTCCTCTTCCCCACGCCGCCAAAGCCACCAGCCCCTCCGAGCCCTAGCTGCCGCCCCCTACCTCCCCAACCCAAGTGACGTATTAGATACTATATATTTAAATTTTTAATCAGATTAGGAAAAAAATTGCACTCATACTCATGTCAACTAAAAACTGCAACGTTGTATGAAAACTAGCTTACAGATATAATCATCAGCGCACCAAGTTACCTATAAAGAAGGTCTTCTGTATCCATTCCAATTACAGAAGCTGACAACAGCTTTTCACTCAACTTGTTTCTTATGCTGAGAGCGATTGCCCATGCTCTCCCCCTTGTTAGCAGATAAACATCAGAAGTATCAAAGGTTGTGTTAACAGTTGAAACAGAGCTCTCCTGCTTGTGATGAGTAAGAACTCCAGTTAGTTCATGAGATAACAAAAAAAAGGCTCAGTTGAAGTTAATCATAGGCATGGTTACTTAAAAAagcaaaaataaataaagctcTATTTTTCTAGAAGAGAGAATGTCATAAACAATTTCATGCTGCTCAAACCTAGTGCACGTAATGTTTCAGGAGCAACAATATGTTAAAGAGTGACGTAAACCCCGACCCTCTCAGTAGTAGACCTAGTTATAAATCGACCATCATTATATTGTAGAATATGTGGCTGGACAACTTCCACCATAATTCTTTATAGCTATTGCTGAACCATCAAGTACCCCCCAAAAAAGGTTCAAGCTATAACATTACAGAATTTGCTGATGATTTGCAGAATCAGGACAATCAAGAGACAATTTTCAAACTACATCAGATCATGCATAACTATAGAAAATCTTAGCCTCCGAGTCATGGTCAGTATAAAAACAAGTAGAAACAGAACAATAGAAACCCTTTTCTCAAACGCAATGTTTCCAGAGCAACATTTTTTTGTATGTTAAAGAGTGATGTAAACCCCAACCCCCTCAGTAGTGGACCTAGTTATAAATCGACCATCATTATATTGTAGAATCTGTGGGTGGACAACTTCTACCAGAATTCTTTAGAGACAATTCTGAACCGTCAAGCACAAAAAAAAGGTCCATGCTATAAGATTATATAATTTGCTGATAATTTGCAGAATCAGGACAATCTGGAGACAATTTTCAAACCATAATAGGTCACGAATGACAATGGAAAATCTTAGCCTCCAAGTCATGGTcagtaaaaaaaaaacaagtagAAACAGAACAATATAACCCATTTCTACACTTAAGTATGATCTATGATCTAACAAGGAAATAGTAATGTCACACAAATTCTAATGATAATACATGATACAGAGTGAATTCATCCAATGTTTGACAGTAGCTACAAATTCTGTAATATGATTTGATTACCTCCACAGAGTCAGCAGCCAGGGAGCGGAATCTGTCCCGCACATACCGCGAGAGGCAGTTACCAAGCCTGACAGGCGTGGACTGCACCCACGACGTGAACTCCTGGACCTTCACCCCCTTCCCACCGCTGGAGATGTCCCAGCCCCAAACGCCCGCATCATCCGCGACAGCGCCCGCCGAGACGAGCGCAGACAGCACCAGGTGCGTCACGTCCGGGAGGAGCACGGCGACGGGCCCCAACTTCTCCCCTCCGTCACCGGCCACCCTCGAGGCCGAAGCGCTCCACGCCATGACCCAGCACATCCAGAGGAACACCGCGATCTCCTCCGGCGTGAGCTCCCCCGCGACCTTCCCGTCCTCGTCCGGCTGGAGCTGGACGCCGCAGGGTGCCCCCGCGCCGGCGTACACGCGGAGGAGCAGCACGAGCGAGTGGGAGGCCGGCACGCGCGCGCAGCAGCGGTTGAACCCCCTGAGGAATGGGACCCACCCGGCGTCTCCCTCCGGCGCCGCGGCGGCTCCGTGGCCGAAGAACTGGGAAGCGATGGCGGGGCCAAGCCCCGCGAGGATGTCGTGgaagtgcggcggcggcggcggcggcggggatccGGGCAGACGGAAGGAGGCGGGCGGCGGGGCTAGGGCATCCGGCAGCGcgttggcggcggtggcggagcgGGAGAAGGCAACGCGGAGGAGCGGGAGGGAGAGGGCGGCGGAGGCGAGGGTCTCCTGCTCCCGCTGCTCGTGCGCCTCTGGGGACGGGTTGCCGGTCGAGGAGGACGCGCCCATGGCCGGCGAGGTGTCGGTGCCGCGGCGAATCGGCGATGCTGAATTGCTGAGGCGCGGGTGGGAAGAATGGTGGCGTGGAAAGCTTGGATTGGAGACCACCGAGCCGACCCTTGGCAAGTCGAGGGGGCGGAGATCGGAGAAGGGGAGAAGTGAAGGAAGGGAGGTGCGTGGCGGCAACGCGCGTCCCTAGGGTGCGTTTGTTTGCCCGCACCAGCTGGCCACTGCGCCTTAGGAGTGCAACGAATAAAATTTTCGGCCCGAGCGGGCGCGACAGAGGCAAGCGAGTGATTACGTCACCTCGGTACCTCTTGCCTCCTCCCCGTCTTCTCCAAGAATTCGTGAACCACGCAGGCCGCTGCAGGGCACGGGCGCGGGGGCCGCCGCCGCGCAGGCCGCTGCTTGCACCTCCGCCACCTCGTCGCCGCGGCCCTCTCCGCGCACCACCTCTCGTTCCCCACGCTCGCCGCCTACGACGGGATTGGATTCTCCGTCTCTGGCCAGCGACGGGAGCTTGGGATCCACGACGACGGGAGATTGGATTCGGTTGCTTTTCGAGCTTTTCTTTGGCTCTCGGCTGAGGAGGTCACGAGCGCCTGTGCCATCTTGTGGTTCAGCTGCTCACGCCACGCCAGTGAGGGGCTCGATGAAATGGCAATGAGGTGAGGAACAAGAAGCTGAGGGTGGTAAGGCCACCATATTTCTGATGCAGGGTAGTCATGCATGTTTGTACAGGCAAACAAACACAGTCTCATCTTCAGCCAGCCCTTACTGCgttcagagaagaagaagaaaaaactcaaTTGCACCGTTTGGGCCTGTCTAGTGTTGTCCTGGCTCGGCTGGTACCCGCCGACCACCCTAGTGTAGCCAAACAAACATGTCCTAGTTGGTTTGGTTCGCCACTCGGTTTGGTTAGATTTCAGGCGAAAAATGGATTTTGTTTCTTCTTGGCTATAATTCATGACCTTTAACTTTTCATCTACCTTAAGGCTCGTTCATTTGTTCCGGAATGAGACCAGGATTCATttaggcttttttttttttgaattataaAAGTACAGACGTAGACGCttaacacgcacgcacactcactcatatgaacacacgtacgtaaATCCTACCTCTACGAACACCTCCGATTGACCGTACCGGCACATCTCGAGATTAACGAAGTCACCATAGACGCCTTACTAAATTACTATATAAATTAGCACGTGGTTCCCGACGAAAATCTTCCAAGCCACGATCTCTCAAGTTTAACTATAATTCCAGTCTATACGGTGTTTAGGCGTGAATCATTGTTTAGCCTCGTGGGACTTGCAAAATGCAATTagtcaaaaaataaaataaaatacatgtTTATGCATCTTAAAGAGTCATGCTTGGTGGTAACCATGCCCGATGTTGCTTGAGCTTTTCGAGCTCGAGCTCAAAAAGATTGGGAGATTTAGAATTCGAGCAAGTCTAAGAGAGCCGAACACGAGTACCTCACGAGCACtcgaaatgaatttgatgctatATTTTGTATTAGCTTCTTGTGTACATCCAAGAAGTGTGTGATAGAAAAAGTCCTAGGCAAATCTTGGCAAATGCAACTGACAACAACTCTTTGGTGGTATTTGGTTGACCATCCTATCCTTCATAAGGTAGTCCATCATGAGTTTGGGTAGAACGACTCTATACTCATGCTTATACTATTtcaacataagcatcagcataagccaacgAATGAACAGCGTTTTTCTCTTACagaatttcagcataagcatcatcaTAAGCCAACAACCTGTTCGCTTAGtcgtgtttggcttataagctatagctgaaagtactgttggctgatttggtgtgagagaaaaataatgttcattGGCTGAAAACAAGCCAAAAACAAATCAAACaagctcaaacgaacagggcgcaaatttcagcgaaacaaatGGGGGTAGTGGTGGACCAACCCATTCAATTACATAAACCAAGCAAAAGAGTGAGGAGCGAGAAAAATGATGGGGCACcccattcctcaaaccaaacacccctatcATGTGCTAAACTTTGCTTTAGTCTCATAATATGCTAACTAGGCTTTTCTTTGTCCACAGCATGAACCTTACAAGAAGAGGTGGATCTCCGAACTACAGGATAACTGATAAGGCCATAAGGGAGATGCAACCTCTTTGTGGTGGGTGCTCCCAACGATGCTTCTCTGTAACGTTGATAGTACCTCTCTGTGATGGGTGTTCTTGAGGATGCCTCTCTGTAATGGAATGTTGACAAAAAAACCTCTCTGTAATGGATGTTCTTGATGATCTCTCTGTAACAGCCTCCTTATTATCCCCACTCAGTTGACACTTTACTTCTGTGTAGCCAGTTTCCTACTTCTACATTGGTCTTTAGCTTTAGTAGTAGTACTCATTTTAAACCTTATTGTAAAGAAAAATTATCACAAGATTTAAAATCTGAAGATTAGCTGTAATTTTATTTTCCTGAGTTTTTCTACTTACTGATTTTTTTTGTGCCCCCTGAAGTTTTTATTAATTAGTCTTTTTTTATGTTCTGAAGTTTTTATTAATCAGTCTTTTACTTGtgagccattataaaagatcgtaattcttTTTGTGTCCCTAAAAAAATTTAGAAGACTTTTATGACATTGCAGTAAACTTTCTTTCCTTCTATGCCACCGCCGTGTGTTTAGGCTCAAATCGCTTTAAAACTGCTAGCTGAATGGCCAATTTACCCTCAACTTAGCTAGTCTTCAATTTTCTTACGTTTACCTCCATGCCACTCAAATCAGTtatagtttgattttttttttgtttcctcttGTGCCACTTTGTCCGAGCTGCTATTGGTACCAAAATTTAACAACTCTTTTTATTAACACTCAAAAATGGTCGAGGGGCTCTATACTTGTACAATTctacatttttttttcaaaacaacaTGTAGTCCTTTTCTGTCTAATACCAGCGAACGTTCTTTGGAGTAGATATAGGACAAGTTGCTGCTCACTATAGGTGTCCAGATCAGAACAAAACCCGCCCAAATAGCAGCGCAGGCTACTAAATTCAACCTCAAAACTAAATATGCCTCTGTTATACTGTACTTAGTGGTTGCCAGCCTAATTTTTGTAATGCAAACGACTAATTGTGTCGAATGTTGCTactaaaagaaataaaaaaaatctaggaAACACGTATAAATGATCAAATATACATTACATCATATGAGATGAACAAGAACAATTAGCTTCTTTCAGGATTAACACCTCACATGGCTTTCGAATGTTCATAGAATCCTCAACAACAATACAATGAAGTAAAAAAAACAAAGCCTCTCCTTTCTTCAAATCTGCAAAATTCAAACGGCGTGGCTGGTTAGCTAGGCTTGGGCATGGTCGGTGCTTATATTGGGGCAGGCTAAGAGGCCTAACCAGCCCACCAAACATACCTGAGGTGACTTTCTAGGGCTTGGTGACTTTCTAGGGCTCTAGGGCTTGGTCGGGAGTTTGTCACCCAACCAaaccccatatatatatatatatatatatatattggtcaTGTTTGCTTGTATATATAACAATGAAGGCCCTCATAGAAAAGACCCGTCCACTCCCATCCAACAATCCATCTATAATTCCACCGGAATCATGACGACTCCACCGGCCGCGGTGGCGCTGCTGCCTACGATCGGGGAAGCCTTGCGCACACCGTGTGTCGTGCTATGGATAGTGGGTGTCTACCTGCCATCTGTCGCCCTCGCTGTGCCCGTGGCCGCAGCCTACTACCTATACTACACCTACGCCTTCGTCCCCACCGATGGGGGCCGTGGCGGCTGTTGCCCCTGGTGCTGTGGGGAGTCTACATGGCGCTGGTCGCGGCAGAGATGGCCTGCATGGAACTTTTCCTTCCGCGCGCGGCCATGGCTGCGCGGGACGCTCTCGCTGATGTCGGTTGGACCTGGGTCGGCGTGCCCCTCTCGTGGATGGCCACAGCTGCTGCATTATTTGCCTTTGTCCGTGGATGCTCATCTCCCTGGTGTGCCTGTTTGTCGTCCTCATCGCTACCGTCGTCGCCTTATGGGTGTGGCTGATTCACACATACACAGGATAGTATACGGAGGTCGTCGCCTTATGGGTGTGGCTGATTCACACATACACAGGATAGTATACGGAGGTCGGTAACGGAGGATCAGATTGGTTCCTTGCACTAGTCTTAATTTGTATTAAGCCTTATGCAGAAGAACCCAATTAAGCCAGTACTGGATTAGATCGGTTGCTTGATAATGACCTATATGAGCTATGATTATTATCGACGTTGCATTGGCTCTGACAACGTTGCATCGGTGGTGCTAATCCCACACATGATCTCCTTGAGTTTCTCCGATTGCAGCAAATTTCCTAATAATGAAAAATGCATGCATGTTGCATagtaaaacaaataaaaaactgATTAAATCATGAATGGACAAAGACATTTTCAGATTTGGTCACATGCACCTTCAGTGTACCGGAGTCCGGACATCAGCAACATCAAtcgaggaggtagggaaatggCTTCCCTTATGCACTCTCGCATAAATCTATACAGTGAAATATTTATTTTGGTCCCTCAATTGTTGACTGAGACTCAATTTTATATAAACTTTCAAAATAACCGTTTCAATCCTTAAACTTTATTGTATTATTAGTTTTATCCTAGAACTATCAAATAAACATTTTAGTCTTCAAACTTTGTACTTTGAGCTTaatttcatccataaactatTAAAGTCTAGAGACTAGACTGAAATGATATTTGATAATTGGCGTACTATTGTGCTGGGCCATTTGGACTGTTCGAAATGATTTCATTGTTCAAGAATGTGCAGCAAAACGTTCTCTTGGCAAAAAGTGTTCAGAAAGGAGTTGAATCTCATGTCCTTGTGGGCCAAGACCAAAGTTTctcttatttttttatttattattatggatccaaaactgttgtaattttcttgatctttcttattttcttcctctcCTTTGTCTCTTAATTTGTTGTACTCAAGGTTTCTTGCTCTCCTTTAATAATATTCCTGTAGGGGCACCAGCCCCTCCAATTCCATAAAAAATGATCTTTCATAGTTTACGAATAAAATTGTGTGCCCAAATCACAAAGATTGAGAATTGAAATAAAATTTTGATAGTCCTGGAATGACATTGAATAAAAAATACAAAGTTTTAGGTCTGAACCGTCCATTTTGAAAGATCAGGGATGAAATTAAGCCTTGGACGATAGATGAGGGACCAAAATGACTATTTCGCTAATCTGTATCTATACCTAAAATTATAGTACAAAAATTTCTTTCATTATGTCGATTCATCACTCTCATCTTTCTTGGTCTATCATTATTCTTTCTCACCTTCACCAAAAACTTCGTTGGCGTCACGCACCACTCCTGTGGTGGCCTGCCCGCCCGAGCTCATGTGTCATGACTCGGCATGGGTGTGGACATGTGGCTTGCCTACCATCTTTTTAATCTTACAACAAGTACAAACATTGCCACCCATTTAAACCGAGACAATCTTTAATTAATTTTACATATCGGATAAATCCTTTattacacatgatatttattgtgggttaatttatttcatttaattgaaataAGGTTGAGCTAAGCCCAATTAAAATATAATAGTCTTTGGTTGCAGTGAGTTTCATCGGGTGCCCAATTACTAAACAGGGTATCCAATTTCAATTTGTTTTCACTTTTCACCATTATATTCTTTACGATTTTATCTTGAAAACAAGATCCCAATGTGATCATGTTTCCATGAAAAAAAATGACATACGGATCCTACACATCATACACAGCTATAGTATATTTTGCATGTATTAAAATTTTGGCTTGATCGATTGGACATACCCTGATTTGGCTAATGGCCAAACATGCCTTTTGAGCCTGCTCGTTTCAAATTGCTACAGTACATTATTAGTCCAAAGTTTTagagctgcagcctgcaggctgCAGCGAGCACAGCATCGTACCCATACGGACGCCTCTCACTGTTCACTGCACTCAAGACTCGCAACAGCAAATTCAGGATTACTTATAAGAAAACAAATTGGCCACTGAATTCAAGGGCATTCTCGGGGTAAGATGTAAAATCCTCGGAGGCAAGAATGACACGAGATGACAGAAAGAATAGACATACAATAGTGTCATACTCAAAATAATCTGATCCCATCGTGGCCGTGAGCACAGTTCCAAACCAGAGGTCTCCAGCGAAGTTTACAAAAGGAAGTCAAACATCTCATTTTCTCAAGCGCATAAGAGAAACGCACGAGTTCACCAATGAAGCAAGAAACCATAAAGCCTCTCCAAGGCATCCCTGTTTCCACCGTATATGGATACTGTCGCAGGTGCAATCAGCCAGTCCTCTTGATGATGTGCACCCCGCTCTCTGTATCAACCACGTCACTTATCTCCCCCGCCTTCAGAGCAAACGCAGCCTTCTCAAAAGCCTTCTGCATCTTACCCCTCCCAAATGAACCTGCAACAATAGCCATAAACTTAAATCGTTATTGGTCGTGGATTTTCAAATGTTTAGAAGATAATATATGAATCTAAACAGCATTGGATGAGGGTGGTTTTTGCGTTACATCCATAATGAGGTCAGATTCCACATTTCATGCCTTCTAAATCTAATTCACAAGTTTCTTTCATGCCAAATTGCCAACAAATCTCTTgcactagaattatttagcaaatAATAAAACATTTATCCACCATTTGACGAATCATGCCTAATAACGTTGCATTAGATTGGTGGAAACATACAGAATAATTGATTTCAGATTTTACCACCCTTACCATGCAATACATGCAAATCCTAGATCCTGGTCTCTCAACGAAGACAAGTATTAACACCAGACTACTAGCCTACTCACTGAGAATAGCAATAGGTTAACAATCAGAGGAAATTTAACAAAAGGCATAAAAAATGTTTTCGTCTACTTCCCTTTATTCTGCAGCATTCAGTAACCCACATCCATCGAGCCCTCTCCTGGTTATCCCTAACACCATTCTTTACCCTTTCAGATAACCTATACTTAGCACCTGCAGTTATCCACACCAGCGTACCCATGTCAAATCCCATGTCCAATGAGAAGGCATATACGACACATGATATCTTTTATAACAAGCTGTTCCATTTTCCAGCATCGCAGCGACACACCTAAATGCACCACCCAGACTAAAACAGGGCAACATTCATATGAAGCCATAAGTGATGCTTTTGTTCTCTTAGACAATACCTATCTGCAGTACACGTTTTGCAGAGCCGCATACAGGTGCATCACAGCATACCAGGAACAGAACTTGAAGGTGATGAACATTTATAGTTCATTCAGACATCAAATCTTTGTGATTTGTGCTTCACTCCTCACATGGAGCAAATGAGGCAACTAATGCTGTAATGGATTCCAAATTGGCAAACATGCTTCATCACCCTGGCTCCTTCTAGCAAATAGTACAATACTTGCCAAAAAAGCTCTCTCCAAAAATAAAAATACAGAAAGTTTTAGACAAGAAGCTTTTCAGTATTCTTCGTGATAAAGTTGGACAGAAATCAGAGGACTTCCAAAAATAAAAACCATGCACAGTACAGCAAATCTAAAGCCTCCAATCCACAAGTAGCCAATCAAGCCGGTGAGAAAGTTTAAGTGAAGCAGCATATATTTTGTCTTACTTGGCACAAATGATGGCATATTTTGTCTTACTTATCAGTTGTCACAAATGAGGGCACTACTTTACTTGTCACAAATGAGGGCACTACATTAACAGCAACTGTTTGAATAAGGAGTAGGATGTTTGTCGTCTGAAATTCTGAAATACAGTGCAACTGCAACACTTAACTT from Miscanthus floridulus cultivar M001 chromosome 11, ASM1932011v1, whole genome shotgun sequence includes these protein-coding regions:
- the LOC136493979 gene encoding uncharacterized protein isoform X2; the encoded protein is MGASSSTGNPSPEAHEQREQETLASAALSLPLLRVAFSRSATAANALPDALAPPPASFRLPGSPPPPPPPHFHDILAGLGPAIASQFFGHGAAAAPEGDAGWVPFLRGFNRCCARVPASHSLVLLLRVYAGAGAPCGVQLQPDEDGKVAGELTPEEIAVFLWMCWVMAWSASASRVAGDGGEKLGPVAVLLPDVTHLVLSALVSAGAVADDAGVWGWDISSGGKGVKVQEFTSWVQSTPVRLGNCLSRYVRDRFRSLAADSVEESSVSTVNTTFDTSDVYLLTRGRAWAIALSIRNKLSEKLLSASVIGMDTEDLLYRSSVHGKGLSRFLSRVEGYKGPMLILLSAFSKSGGENVDSDRRWVIGVLTEEGFESKDTFYGSSGFLCAAHPIFRMLPPSGKEKNFMYCHLHPQIRAYEANPNPVGLAFGGTIGNERIFLDEDFSRVLVRHHAVDKTYQHGSLIPNQGYLPVEASVLDVEVWGLSGEATKRQQNVYKKREDIFSEQRRKVDLKTFASWEDSPEKMMMDMMSDPNTVRREDR
- the LOC136493979 gene encoding uncharacterized protein isoform X1 — encoded protein: MGASSSTGNPSPEAHEQREQETLASAALSLPLLRVAFSRSATAANALPDALAPPPASFRLPGSPPPPPPPHFHDILAGLGPAIASQFFGHGAAAAPEGDAGWVPFLRGFNRCCARVPASHSLVLLLRVYAGAGAPCGVQLQPDEDGKVAGELTPEEIAVFLWMCWVMAWSASASRVAGDGGEKLGPVAVLLPDVTHLVLSALVSAGAVADDAGVWGWDISSGGKGVKVQEFTSWVQSTPVRLGNCLSRYVRDRFRSLAADSVEQESSVSTVNTTFDTSDVYLLTRGRAWAIALSIRNKLSEKLLSASVIGMDTEDLLYRSSVHGKGLSRFLSRVEGYKGPMLILLSAFSKSGGENVDSDRRWVIGVLTEEGFESKDTFYGSSGFLCAAHPIFRMLPPSGKEKNFMYCHLHPQIRAYEANPNPVGLAFGGTIGNERIFLDEDFSRVLVRHHAVDKTYQHGSLIPNQGYLPVEASVLDVEVWGLSGEATKRQQNVYKKREDIFSEQRRKVDLKTFASWEDSPEKMMMDMMSDPNTVRREDR